TTAGCCCCATATCAAAGCGAGCTTACGATTTTGAATAATTTAGCTCATATTCTTAGAGATGAACGCTTTGCCAATGGAGCTGTAAATTTTGAAACAGTTGAGGTAAAATTCCAACTAGATGAAAATGGTAAGCCTTTGGGTATTTACCAAAAAGTGAGAAAGGATGCTCACAAGCTAATTGAAGAGTTTATGCTATTGGCCAATAAGCGTGTGGCCGAATATGTTTATAAATTACGTAAATCAGAGCCTAAAAATACCATGGTGTATCGTGTTCACGAAGCACCAGACCCCGAAAAGCTACGTTCGTTTTCTACCTTTGCCAAAAAATTTGGTTATACCGTAGATACCGACGTAACCAAAATCAGTGGCTCTTTTAATCAATTGATGGCTGGTGTAGAAGGAAAACCCGAACAAAATATCTTGGAAAGCTTGGCTGTTCGTACTATGTCGAAAGCTAAATATAGTACCGACCCAATCGGACACTTTGGCTTGGCATTCCCATTTTATTCGCACTTTACCTCGCCAATACGCCGATACCCCGATATGATGGCTCATAGAATGCTTCAACACTATTTGGATGGTGGCGAACCCCTAGAAAGAGCCCCTTGGGAGGCACGTTGTAAACACAGCTCTGAAATGGAAAAACTTGCTAGCGAGGCCGAACGTGCTTCTATCAAGTACAAGCAAGTAGAATATATGAGCTTGATGGAAGAGAAAAAAGTATGGGATGGTATTATTTCGGGTGTAACCGAATTTGGTTTGTTTGTCGAAATAACCGAAACAGCTTCTGAAGGACTCGTTAGAATGGTTGACCTAACCGACGATTTCTACGACTTTGACCGAGAAAACTTCCGAATCGTTGGCCAACGCAATGGCAAAGTATTTACTTTTGGCGATGCCGTTCAAGTGCGTGTCAAAGAATGCAACTTGGCTCGCCGAAGTATGGATCTAGAATTGGTAGGTATGACCGAAGAACGTGGCCGTAAAAAAGCTTTTGATAGAAACTCTTCTCGACATAGGTCGAAGGGTGAAGCCAAAGGCAGCAGAAGACCATCGGGTGAAAAAGATAAAAAACGCTCGAATAACAAAGATAGAAAACGCAAATAATTGCTAAAAAAAACTCCACGAGTGTATTATACACTTGTGGAGTTTTAAGTTTGTATAGCCTCTTGTTTTAGAATATCCCTCTCTCCATCCATTCCTAACCTTTGGTGATATACTTGAACATAATCGTAAAAGCTAAAGGGTGTAAATGTCACACCGTATCAAATATAAAGTATACCCCATATCACTCAGGCCTATAGCCTGATGATATTTTGCAAACTTGCTATTCATTTATCATACAGGAACAATCACTTCGCTTGCACCTAACAAAGAACCCGTTGTTATTTCAGAAAAAGACTCTTCAGGTTTTTCGGTAATATGAATAGTTTTTACGCCTACCCTTTGTCCAGCTTTAATGTCTCGATGAGCATCACCAATCATCCATGACTGATTAGGGTCTATTTTATATTTGGCCATAGCTTTTTCAATCATCAGCGAGCCAGGCTTGCGAGTCAACGATGCCGAATTAAAGTTTTCGTGATGAGGGCAAAAGTAAATATCGTCTAACAAATTACCACATTGTTCTTGAAAATAATTGTGACAATTCAGCACGTCTTCACGCGTATATATTCCTTTGG
The DNA window shown above is from Flectobacillus major DSM 103 and carries:
- a CDS encoding D-glycero-alpha-D-manno-heptose-1,7-bisphosphate 7-phosphatase, with translation MNKCIFLDRDGVLNVDRVDYVYRIEDLIIPEGTIEALQRMKAAGYLLIVITNQSGIAKGIYTREDVLNCHNYFQEQCGNLLDDIYFCPHHENFNSASLTRKPGSLMIEKAMAKYKIDPNQSWMIGDAHRDIKAGQRVGVKTIHITEKPEESFSEITTGSLLGASEVIVPV